The window GTCCCCAGCCAGCCGCCGGGCAATGGCCGCGCCAATGCCGCGCGCCGCGCCGGTAACAATGGCCGCATTGGGTGATGAAGTCTGCATGCTCATGTGTGCCTCCACTTTGTTTGCTTTGTTGAAAGCACAATGCTGGTTGGGGCGGATAATTGGTAGACGCATGGCCTTCATATTGGTTATACGGATTACGTATGACAATATTTTCAAATCTGGCCCTGTTGCGTAGTTTTGTGAGCATTGCCGAAAGCGGCAGCATCTCGGCTGCGGCCCGCAACATGGGCCTTACCCAGCCAACCCTCAGCCGCCAGCTTGCGCAGATTGAGGAGGAATGCGGCACCGTGCTGCTGCGGCGCGATACGCACCGCATGCACCTCACAGACATGGGCGCAAAGGTGCTGGCCGATGCCCGCGCCATGCTGAACATGGCTGAAGAATGCGAGCGCCGCCTGCGCGTGGATCAGACCGCCCTCATGGGGCATATCCGCTTTTTCTCCACCATTGACTTTGGTCAGAGCGTGGTCAGCAAGTTTCTGGCCCGGTTCATGCTGCAAAATCCTGCCATCACCGTTGATCTGGTGTACTCGAACAGGCCCTTGCGCATGCTTGAAGAAGGCTGCGACGCCGGCGTGGTAGCCGGGAGCGTTGCCGATGAAACGGTTATCGTCAGACCATTGGGCATGATACGCAGGTATCCCGTTGCCGCGCCCGCATTTCTTGAAGGGAGGCAACTGCCTGAAACACCAGCCGACATTGCGGCCTGGCCCTGGCTCACGCTGGGTACGGAAGTTTTTGGCGGCGCGCGCAACATCACCCTTTTTACTGAATCAGGCGAGGAGCAAACCCTGCATGTAAACCCCATGCTGACGGCAGAGGGCGTCACGGCCCTGCGCGAAGCGGCCTTGCTGGGGCTTGGGGTGTCCCCCCTG is drawn from Desulfovibrio sp. and contains these coding sequences:
- a CDS encoding LysR family transcriptional regulator, translated to MTIFSNLALLRSFVSIAESGSISAAARNMGLTQPTLSRQLAQIEEECGTVLLRRDTHRMHLTDMGAKVLADARAMLNMAEECERRLRVDQTALMGHIRFFSTIDFGQSVVSKFLARFMLQNPAITVDLVYSNRPLRMLEEGCDAGVVAGSVADETVIVRPLGMIRRYPVAAPAFLEGRQLPETPADIAAWPWLTLGTEVFGGARNITLFTESGEEQTLHVNPMLTAEGVTALREAALLGLGVSPLPGWLVTEDLAAGRLVRLLPQWRARELPAHVVYPVQKGLPLRVRALVDFMTEHVKELLARPCVCPGAGSKK